Proteins encoded within one genomic window of Pseudobdellovibrionaceae bacterium:
- a CDS encoding SDR family oxidoreductase, with protein sequence MKVVITGTSRGIGLELTRQALEAGHQVLAVARDPQNATELQKLAPKFPDALKILAADVNDPAGRARIVDTAGSWGAVDTLINNAGVYKKGVTEADFTESFRTNTISPYLLTLELLPLLKKGQSPKVISVSSLMGSVGNNSSGGSAAYRASKAALNAIHKSLSIDEPWLTSFVMHPGWVQTDMGGTGATLSIPDSASGIWKVIHNAKPATSGHFLNYTGEELTW encoded by the coding sequence ATGAAAGTCGTCATCACTGGAACTTCCCGCGGTATCGGTTTGGAACTCACCCGTCAGGCGCTCGAGGCTGGCCATCAAGTGCTCGCGGTCGCTCGCGATCCGCAAAATGCGACCGAGCTGCAGAAGCTCGCGCCGAAATTCCCCGACGCCCTCAAGATCTTGGCGGCGGACGTGAACGATCCGGCGGGACGTGCGCGCATCGTGGATACGGCGGGCTCATGGGGTGCGGTGGACACGCTGATCAACAACGCGGGCGTCTACAAAAAAGGCGTCACCGAAGCGGACTTCACGGAAAGCTTTCGCACCAATACGATCTCGCCCTATTTGCTGACCCTGGAGCTTCTGCCGCTTCTCAAAAAAGGTCAGAGCCCGAAGGTGATTTCGGTGTCGAGCCTCATGGGTTCCGTCGGGAACAACAGCTCGGGCGGATCGGCCGCTTACCGCGCCTCGAAGGCCGCGCTCAATGCGATTCACAAAAGTCTCTCCATCGATGAGCCCTGGCTGACCAGTTTCGTGATGCATCCGGGTTGGGTGCAAACGGACATGGGCGGCACCGGCGCCACCTTGAGCATTCCGGATTCCGCGAGCGGGATTTGGAAAGTGATCCACAACGCCAAGCCCGCGACCAGCGGTCATTTCCTGAACTATACGGGTGAAGAGCTGACGTGGTAA
- a CDS encoding PilZ domain-containing protein yields MSQDSKVVISKDKSPFEKIKSATEARRIFEVLARGGQDFYCKGEGSLFAFKPERYLPEAGLHGQVVLFEETDVKAENVVINFNVENERYYTTCEFTPQGETGYLRPTGILYRLERRLHYRVELPASLERGCNIINQDGKSVFISAIVLDVSQGGARLQTLKGKVKDLKSGVRIRCALHIRGKWTFELLGQIMHVIPGEQYDVFGVQWLNVPEGLGRKLLSMMLELQREVLRDQDPE; encoded by the coding sequence ATGAGCCAAGACTCCAAAGTCGTCATCTCGAAAGACAAGTCGCCATTTGAGAAGATCAAATCCGCGACCGAGGCCCGTCGTATTTTCGAAGTGCTCGCGCGCGGGGGGCAGGATTTTTACTGCAAAGGGGAAGGAAGCCTTTTCGCTTTCAAGCCCGAGCGGTACCTTCCCGAGGCGGGGCTTCACGGCCAAGTCGTGTTGTTTGAAGAAACCGACGTCAAAGCCGAAAATGTCGTGATCAACTTCAACGTGGAAAACGAACGTTACTATACGACCTGCGAGTTCACTCCGCAGGGAGAAACCGGTTATTTACGACCCACGGGAATCCTCTACCGCTTGGAGCGTCGTCTGCACTATCGCGTGGAGCTTCCCGCATCGCTGGAGCGGGGCTGCAACATCATCAATCAGGACGGGAAGTCCGTTTTCATTTCGGCGATCGTTTTGGATGTCTCGCAGGGCGGGGCGCGTCTGCAAACCCTGAAGGGGAAGGTCAAAGACCTGAAGAGCGGCGTCCGGATCCGCTGCGCGCTGCACATCCGCGGCAAGTGGACCTTCGAACTTCTGGGGCAGATCATGCACGTCATCCCCGGCGAGCAGTACGACGTCTTCGGCGTGCAGTGGTTGAACGTGCCGGAGGGCTTGGGACGTAAGCTTTTGAGTATGATGCTTGAACTTCAGCGCGAGGTCCTGCGCGATCAAGACCCGGAGTAA
- the crtY gene encoding lycopene beta-cyclase CrtY — MRQVLDFVIIGGGLAGCLTFQALKRQNPRLNIHLFEKNARLCGNHTWCFHDSDIPVGADTWLRPLISKTWTEQEVHFPEYSRTLAAPYHCLRAEDLDRSTQELAGEALHLNAELEKVTETPEGLHELHFKGIAEPILAHSYLLARGWKPIEDPKTAGWQKFVGLEVKLKAPHGLSRVILKDVRIPQIDGYRFFYVLPFSPTELLIEDTYYSNHAGLKIERIEKEVLAYAQKNGWEIAEIQRRESGALPLFLTMPEIQSSGSPEIGAESMFVHPVTGYSTPMTLRMIQSLLEKSNLTLPSLKKVFRKNWEREKSKIQYLILLNRMMFLAAKNETRYKILERFYTFPEPMIDRFYSGNLTWYDRVRILTGKPPVPIADAVRALRGP, encoded by the coding sequence ATGCGGCAGGTTCTTGATTTCGTTATCATCGGCGGGGGTTTGGCGGGTTGCCTGACGTTTCAGGCACTCAAGCGCCAAAATCCCCGTTTGAACATTCACCTCTTCGAAAAAAATGCCCGCCTCTGCGGCAATCACACCTGGTGTTTCCATGACTCCGACATTCCCGTCGGTGCGGACACTTGGCTGCGCCCTTTGATTTCGAAAACTTGGACCGAACAGGAAGTCCACTTCCCCGAGTACTCGCGCACGCTCGCGGCCCCTTACCACTGCCTGCGCGCCGAAGACCTAGACCGCTCCACCCAAGAGCTCGCGGGCGAAGCTCTGCACCTGAACGCGGAGCTCGAAAAGGTCACCGAAACTCCCGAAGGACTGCACGAGCTGCACTTCAAAGGGATCGCCGAGCCGATCCTGGCGCACTCGTATCTGCTGGCGCGCGGCTGGAAGCCCATCGAAGATCCGAAAACCGCGGGCTGGCAGAAGTTCGTGGGGCTCGAGGTGAAACTCAAAGCGCCCCACGGCCTTTCACGCGTCATCTTGAAGGACGTGCGCATCCCGCAGATCGACGGCTACCGCTTTTTCTACGTGCTGCCCTTCAGCCCGACCGAGCTTTTGATCGAGGACACTTATTACTCGAATCACGCGGGACTGAAAATCGAGCGCATCGAAAAAGAGGTCCTCGCCTACGCGCAGAAAAACGGCTGGGAGATCGCGGAGATCCAGCGCCGCGAATCCGGCGCGCTTCCGCTTTTTCTGACGATGCCCGAGATCCAGTCGAGCGGCTCGCCCGAGATCGGTGCCGAGTCCATGTTCGTTCATCCCGTCACGGGCTACTCCACGCCCATGACCTTGCGAATGATCCAAAGCCTGCTGGAGAAGTCGAACCTGACGTTACCGTCGCTGAAGAAGGTCTTTCGTAAAAACTGGGAGCGCGAAAAGTCCAAGATTCAGTATTTGATTCTGCTGAACCGGATGATGTTTCTGGCGGCAAAAAACGAAACGCGCTACAAAATCCTGGAACGGTTCTACACCTTCCCTGAACCCATGATTGACCGGTTCTACTCTGGGAATCTGACTTGGTACGATCGCGTACGGATCTTAACCGGAAAGCCGCCCGTCCCCATTGCGGATGCGGTGCGGGCTTTGCGCGGGCCTTGA
- a CDS encoding GNAT family N-acetyltransferase has product MGSRFHTAEGELNLIRPARPQDVSQILSFIRELAVYEKLEHEVVATEESLRATLFSDKPAAEVVFIEDNGIPVGFALYFTSYSTFLGKPGLYLEDLYVKPEARGRGYGKKLLAYLAKEVVRRNYGRLEWSVLDWNLPSIEFYESLGAEPLADWIRYRLTEAPLKRLAESV; this is encoded by the coding sequence ATGGGTTCCCGCTTCCACACTGCCGAAGGCGAACTGAATTTGATTCGCCCGGCCCGTCCTCAGGACGTTTCGCAAATCCTGAGCTTCATCCGCGAGCTCGCGGTGTACGAAAAACTCGAACACGAAGTCGTCGCGACGGAGGAGTCGCTCCGCGCGACGCTTTTTAGCGACAAGCCCGCGGCGGAAGTCGTCTTCATCGAAGACAACGGAATCCCCGTCGGTTTCGCGCTCTACTTCACGAGCTACTCGACCTTTCTGGGAAAACCCGGGCTTTATCTGGAAGACCTCTACGTGAAGCCCGAGGCGCGGGGACGCGGCTACGGCAAAAAACTTCTCGCTTACTTGGCGAAAGAAGTGGTCCGCCGCAACTACGGCCGTTTGGAGTGGTCGGTGCTCGACTGGAATCTACCGTCCATCGAATTTTATGAGAGCCTGGGCGCAGAGCCCCTGGCGGACTGGATTCGCTACCGTTTGACGGAAGCGCCGCTGAAACGTCTGGCCGAATCGGTCTGA
- a CDS encoding HAD family hydrolase, which produces MKNISSMIQGKSHVLWDFNGTLLDDAHLCVKSVNVLLTEAQLPVITLADYHQKFTFPVRDYYKDLGFDMETADFAALSEQFHDLYHSWLDEAEIFPGTFEVLQELAHLNHHVLSAANIHDLHRMIDKFGLKPHFKSVYGLGDRLAHSKVELGRELLRTQELDPRECVMFGDTLHDLEVGEALGLDVILVTGGHQHVDRLKTRAPRIWTRGG; this is translated from the coding sequence ATGAAAAACATTTCGTCGATGATTCAAGGCAAGTCCCATGTGTTGTGGGACTTCAACGGCACCCTATTGGACGACGCGCACCTCTGCGTGAAGTCCGTCAACGTGCTGCTGACCGAGGCGCAGCTTCCCGTCATCACACTCGCCGACTACCACCAGAAGTTCACCTTCCCCGTCCGCGACTACTACAAGGATCTCGGTTTCGATATGGAGACGGCCGACTTCGCGGCGCTCTCGGAGCAGTTTCACGATCTGTATCACTCTTGGCTCGATGAGGCCGAGATCTTCCCCGGCACCTTCGAGGTTCTGCAGGAACTTGCACACCTGAACCACCACGTGCTGAGCGCAGCGAATATTCACGACCTGCACCGCATGATCGACAAATTCGGCCTGAAGCCCCACTTCAAATCCGTCTACGGTTTGGGCGATCGCCTGGCACACTCGAAAGTCGAACTCGGCCGCGAACTGCTGCGCACGCAAGAGCTCGATCCCCGCGAGTGCGTGATGTTCGGCGACACCCTCCACGACCTCGAGGTCGGCGAAGCCCTGGGCCTCGACGTCATCCTGGTCACCGGTGGCCACCAACACGTCGACCGCCTGAAGACCCGCGCTCCCCGCATCTGGACCCGCGGAGGGTGA
- a CDS encoding HDIG domain-containing protein, with amino-acid sequence MNLNELPLGVVFAIALVLGLGLGWMTYRLYRASLRRAAEAEADEIVAEVRDQAELQDLEHKERFTEIETEAWAKVEKEMAALEESVDELEGLVEEKKQKSEQHIHRLKSSLGQVERDVKQLEDKAQNKQRALDSKRHRNKQNLENLTQALATRLGAEREALIAKIGEELIQEAERRGQKTVELREADATEHAEAHAKGFLERALNRFHRPYSAERGISPVYFTTPEHRRVLCDPEGKNVKLISELTGCDVIVQDDMELVGVAGFDPVRRELTRRVLERILKEKKLVTPEFITRTVENIKRELLSLIKKDGDLIAKELKLEGLHPEIRQMMGSLRYRYSFTQNQYFHCGEVGWLCGLLAQEMRSAQVKKARRAGLLHDLGKSMDHDMDGGHAVIGANFIEARGEAPDVVHAVRAHHYDETPSTDLAFLVIAADAMSGARPGARRSTLEAYSQKVNELDAIARSFPGVTECIVLNGGRECRVMVNSRQVDDFTALKLSRKIADRIQEECNYPGQIKVVVVRETVVAESTRS; translated from the coding sequence ATGAACCTGAACGAACTCCCCCTTGGGGTCGTATTTGCCATCGCCTTGGTTTTAGGACTCGGTCTGGGCTGGATGACTTACCGCCTGTACCGGGCCTCGCTTCGTCGCGCGGCCGAGGCCGAAGCCGACGAAATCGTCGCCGAAGTCCGCGATCAGGCCGAACTTCAAGATCTCGAGCACAAAGAGCGCTTCACGGAAATCGAAACGGAAGCCTGGGCCAAAGTGGAAAAAGAGATGGCTGCGCTCGAAGAGAGCGTGGACGAACTCGAAGGCCTGGTCGAAGAGAAGAAGCAGAAATCCGAGCAGCATATCCACCGCCTGAAGTCCTCGCTGGGTCAGGTCGAACGCGACGTGAAGCAGCTCGAGGACAAGGCGCAGAACAAACAGCGCGCCCTGGACTCCAAGCGCCACCGCAATAAACAAAATCTCGAAAACCTCACCCAAGCGCTCGCCACCCGTCTGGGCGCGGAACGCGAAGCCTTGATCGCGAAGATCGGCGAAGAGCTCATCCAAGAGGCCGAACGCCGCGGGCAAAAGACCGTGGAGTTGCGTGAAGCCGACGCCACCGAACATGCCGAAGCCCACGCAAAGGGATTTTTGGAGCGCGCCCTGAACCGCTTCCATCGCCCCTACTCCGCCGAGCGCGGGATCTCGCCGGTTTACTTCACGACGCCCGAACACCGCCGCGTCCTGTGCGACCCCGAGGGCAAAAACGTGAAGCTGATTTCGGAGCTCACGGGCTGTGACGTGATCGTCCAGGACGACATGGAGCTCGTCGGCGTCGCGGGCTTCGACCCCGTTCGCCGCGAACTCACCCGCCGCGTGCTTGAGCGGATCCTGAAAGAGAAAAAGCTCGTCACGCCCGAGTTCATCACCCGCACGGTCGAGAACATCAAACGCGAGCTTTTGTCTTTGATCAAAAAAGACGGCGACCTCATCGCGAAGGAACTCAAACTTGAGGGACTTCATCCCGAGATCCGCCAGATGATGGGCTCCCTCCGTTACCGTTACTCCTTCACCCAGAACCAGTACTTCCACTGCGGCGAAGTGGGTTGGCTGTGCGGACTGCTCGCGCAAGAGATGCGGAGCGCGCAGGTGAAGAAGGCCCGTCGCGCGGGCCTGCTGCATGACTTGGGTAAATCGATGGACCACGACATGGACGGCGGTCACGCCGTCATCGGCGCGAACTTCATCGAAGCCCGCGGCGAAGCGCCGGACGTCGTCCATGCCGTGCGCGCCCACCACTATGACGAGACTCCCTCCACGGATTTGGCTTTCCTGGTGATCGCGGCCGATGCCATGTCGGGCGCGCGCCCCGGAGCCCGCCGCTCCACGCTCGAAGCCTATTCGCAAAAGGTGAACGAACTCGACGCCATCGCGCGCAGCTTCCCCGGCGTCACCGAGTGCATCGTCCTGAACGGCGGCCGCGAGTGCCGCGTGATGGTGAACTCGCGCCAAGTGGATGACTTCACCGCTTTGAAACTCAGCCGCAAGATCGCCGACCGCATCCAAGAAGAGTGCAACTACCCCGGCCAGATCAAAGTGGTCGTCGTCCGCGAAACCGTGGTCGCCGAAAGCACCCGCTCGTAA
- a CDS encoding OsmC family protein, producing MDARIVWQNGMSFETQIRTHRFIQDAKLEHGGKDLGPTPKELLLASVIGCTGMDVVSLMTKMRAGFTACEVEAQAETIKTHPQIFDHIDVHFKVTGGAELKNDVIVKAVKMSLTKYCGVSAMVDATSPIKFKIFANGQLIESGEADFSEAMAAGSP from the coding sequence ATGGACGCACGCATCGTTTGGCAAAACGGAATGAGTTTCGAGACCCAAATTCGCACCCATCGCTTCATCCAAGACGCGAAATTGGAGCATGGCGGGAAGGATCTGGGGCCGACGCCGAAAGAACTCCTGCTCGCCTCGGTGATCGGCTGCACGGGAATGGACGTCGTGAGCCTGATGACGAAGATGCGCGCGGGCTTCACCGCCTGCGAGGTTGAGGCCCAAGCCGAAACCATCAAGACGCATCCGCAGATCTTCGATCACATCGACGTCCACTTCAAAGTCACGGGCGGAGCCGAGCTGAAAAACGACGTGATCGTGAAAGCGGTCAAGATGTCGCTCACGAAATACTGCGGCGTGAGCGCGATGGTGGACGCCACCTCGCCCATCAAGTTCAAGATCTTCGCCAACGGTCAGCTGATCGAAAGCGGCGAGGCCGACTTTTCCGAAGCGATGGCGGCGGGAAGTCCATGA
- a CDS encoding TIR domain-containing protein: MARKVFFSFKYEDVTRAMVVRNSWVTKEKEAAGFIDAADFEEVERKGDASIKAWIDQQLEGTSVTVVLVGAKTCGSKWVKYEIEQSKKRGNGLLGIDISKIKNFDGETSDRCGQIPDGYPFYLWFKEEGYKNMGDWIEKAATDAGH; encoded by the coding sequence ATGGCCAGAAAAGTCTTTTTTAGTTTCAAATATGAAGACGTCACTCGCGCGATGGTGGTCCGAAATAGCTGGGTCACCAAGGAAAAAGAAGCTGCGGGCTTCATTGATGCCGCCGACTTCGAGGAGGTGGAGCGAAAGGGTGACGCCTCCATCAAAGCATGGATCGATCAGCAACTAGAAGGAACGTCCGTCACCGTTGTTTTGGTTGGGGCAAAAACATGCGGGAGCAAGTGGGTAAAATACGAAATCGAACAAAGCAAGAAGCGTGGCAACGGCTTGCTTGGAATCGACATCAGCAAAATTAAAAACTTTGACGGTGAAACGTCGGACCGTTGCGGGCAAATCCCCGACGGTTACCCCTTCTACCTTTGGTTCAAAGAAGAGGGATATAAAAATATGGGTGACTGGATCGAGAAGGCGGCAACAGATGCCGGACACTAA
- a CDS encoding outer membrane lipoprotein-sorting protein has protein sequence MSQPGRDPKISEKNVKRLSAFALVSLFLLTALMASPMLKTKTVYDLEQFLPKGDPTLETAQKVREKYQLSEDPALAVIVTRPAGRTWIDLEAARKLREVGAALKDVEGVATVMSFANRPGAEIGDESIQAGLLTDIVPAKDWERRFQNDSLMTPLLLSPDQKSALVYIELTTTDIPKMKAVFARAHEEVEAAFPGAVVQIGGIPAIQAGFQSLLENELFRFVGFSFLATFLLIFALFRGIAPVLVSLITVVVSNVVVLGSLTLLGVDLTVLTVTVPIMVTVTVMAQLVHTFFRLHERSHEDWRKHLAVQRELLFPNFLANLTTAVGFATLVPSDIPMISQYGVVVGSTIMISWIMASLILPPLTLLSPEPVPRAWTQFRARLTLIVMRHHKPLVLGIGALTVIASLGALGLNWHTRVFDDLPAGHASRVTTETIDQNFGGVIPLNVELTAKSESFWKDPKNLERLDDRVQSLRETAGVGQVLSLVDFLKAFGENRFPKTSAGVSELMFLYTLSGPSPLKPFLSPDGKSLRLQVKVRDIPGPEMTALVHRIDRELQADFPEVTVSATGMANHLHATNNRVSGRLIFGFWEAMPAIFLILVPVFRSVRWALVACLPNLISPAILLGMMALLQTPIKPPLALIFSISLGLAFNNTVYVFDRLQLLIKKGRKVRLLEHVFQKEIVNCLHSTLVVVAGFAVFLFAEFSVNQSFGAFMLVSILAGVMGDLVFLPALLAWKPGLLGLEKKPVAEAPTAPVLPVLNPSPQPVRRPDMSVDLNRAASLLLFALIFAASPLAHAQADLKVRFQKALKQFESKDESAKVKLTILETDGSKLVREIEIQRTGGKSEQRMLARITAPSDLKGTSLLSIVTKEDENQWVYLPSSKQVRKVVAAESSEGGVLGSELRYEDFNPSVIRETEVKLLGQQELNGKKHDVLEATLPSGKSPYEKVQVWILPGKDLPMQLDYFVKGVKAKTIQFSGYKKVGHVIRPTKMAIRNLRNKRGTDIELADLKVNKGLPAQKLSVDSLAKAW, from the coding sequence ATGTCTCAGCCCGGTCGCGATCCGAAAATCTCCGAGAAAAACGTCAAGCGGTTGTCCGCTTTCGCGCTCGTCTCGCTGTTTCTGCTGACCGCACTGATGGCGTCGCCGATGCTCAAGACGAAAACCGTCTACGACCTTGAACAGTTTTTGCCAAAAGGCGATCCCACACTCGAAACCGCACAAAAGGTGCGCGAAAAATACCAACTCAGCGAGGATCCCGCGCTGGCGGTGATCGTCACCCGCCCCGCAGGCCGCACTTGGATCGACCTCGAAGCCGCGCGCAAACTTCGCGAGGTCGGCGCCGCGCTCAAAGACGTCGAGGGCGTCGCGACCGTCATGAGCTTCGCCAATCGCCCCGGCGCCGAAATCGGCGACGAGTCCATTCAGGCGGGCCTTTTGACCGACATCGTTCCCGCGAAAGACTGGGAGCGACGTTTTCAGAACGACTCGCTGATGACCCCGCTGCTGCTGTCGCCCGATCAGAAATCGGCGCTGGTCTACATCGAGCTCACCACCACCGACATCCCCAAGATGAAAGCGGTCTTCGCGCGCGCCCATGAAGAGGTCGAAGCGGCCTTCCCGGGCGCCGTCGTTCAGATCGGCGGCATCCCCGCGATCCAGGCGGGCTTCCAATCGCTGCTCGAAAACGAGCTTTTCCGTTTCGTGGGTTTCAGTTTCCTCGCGACCTTTCTTTTGATCTTCGCGCTCTTTCGCGGCATTGCGCCCGTTCTGGTTTCGCTCATCACGGTCGTCGTTTCCAACGTCGTGGTGCTGGGGTCGCTCACGCTGCTCGGCGTGGATTTGACTGTTCTGACGGTCACCGTCCCGATCATGGTGACCGTGACGGTGATGGCGCAGCTGGTGCACACCTTCTTCCGTTTGCACGAGCGAAGCCACGAAGACTGGCGGAAACACCTCGCCGTTCAACGCGAGCTGCTCTTCCCGAACTTCCTGGCGAACCTGACCACCGCGGTGGGCTTCGCGACGCTCGTGCCTTCCGACATCCCGATGATCTCGCAGTACGGAGTCGTCGTCGGCTCGACCATCATGATCAGCTGGATCATGGCGTCCTTGATCCTGCCGCCGCTGACCCTTCTTTCCCCCGAGCCCGTACCGCGCGCCTGGACCCAGTTCCGCGCGCGCCTGACCTTGATCGTCATGCGCCACCACAAACCGCTAGTCCTGGGCATCGGCGCGCTCACCGTGATCGCGTCGCTCGGCGCGCTGGGCCTGAACTGGCACACCCGCGTCTTCGACGATCTGCCCGCCGGTCACGCAAGCCGCGTGACGACGGAAACGATCGACCAAAACTTCGGGGGCGTGATTCCGCTGAACGTGGAGTTGACCGCGAAGTCCGAAAGTTTCTGGAAGGATCCCAAGAATCTCGAGCGTTTGGACGACCGGGTTCAAAGTTTACGCGAGACCGCGGGCGTGGGCCAGGTGCTGAGCCTGGTGGATTTCCTGAAGGCCTTCGGCGAAAACCGTTTCCCGAAAACTTCGGCGGGCGTTTCGGAGCTCATGTTCCTGTACACGCTGTCCGGCCCCAGCCCGCTGAAACCCTTCCTTTCCCCCGACGGGAAAAGCCTGCGTTTACAAGTGAAGGTCCGCGACATCCCCGGCCCCGAAATGACGGCCCTCGTTCACCGCATCGACCGCGAACTGCAAGCGGACTTTCCGGAAGTGACGGTGTCGGCGACCGGCATGGCGAATCATCTGCACGCCACCAACAACCGCGTTTCGGGTCGACTGATCTTCGGATTCTGGGAGGCGATGCCCGCCATCTTTTTGATCTTGGTCCCCGTCTTCCGCTCGGTGCGCTGGGCGCTCGTGGCGTGTTTGCCAAACCTGATCTCGCCCGCGATTTTGCTCGGCATGATGGCTTTACTCCAAACGCCGATCAAACCCCCGCTCGCGTTGATCTTCTCGATTTCACTGGGACTCGCCTTCAACAATACGGTCTATGTCTTCGACCGCCTTCAGCTTTTGATCAAAAAGGGGCGCAAAGTCCGACTCCTTGAGCACGTCTTCCAGAAAGAGATCGTGAACTGCTTGCACTCGACCTTGGTGGTGGTTGCGGGATTCGCGGTCTTCTTGTTCGCGGAGTTTTCGGTGAACCAAAGCTTCGGCGCCTTCATGTTGGTGTCGATCCTCGCGGGCGTGATGGGAGACTTGGTCTTCCTGCCGGCGCTGCTCGCGTGGAAGCCGGGCCTACTCGGCCTGGAAAAGAAGCCCGTGGCCGAAGCCCCCACGGCACCCGTCCTTCCCGTTTTGAATCCGTCCCCTCAACCCGTCCGGAGACCCGATATGTCTGTCGATCTGAATCGCGCCGCATCCCTTCTTCTTTTCGCCCTGATCTTCGCGGCCAGCCCCCTCGCGCACGCGCAGGCGGACCTGAAAGTTCGCTTCCAGAAAGCGCTCAAACAGTTCGAATCCAAAGATGAATCGGCGAAAGTGAAACTCACGATCCTTGAAACCGACGGATCGAAACTCGTGCGCGAGATCGAGATCCAGCGCACCGGCGGCAAGAGCGAACAGCGCATGCTCGCCCGCATCACCGCCCCCTCGGATTTGAAAGGCACAAGCCTTCTTTCCATCGTCACCAAAGAGGACGAAAACCAGTGGGTCTACCTGCCCTCGTCCAAACAGGTGCGCAAAGTCGTCGCGGCCGAATCTTCGGAAGGCGGCGTCCTGGGGTCGGAGCTCCGTTACGAGGATTTCAATCCGTCGGTCATCCGCGAAACCGAAGTGAAACTTCTGGGCCAGCAGGAGCTGAACGGCAAAAAGCACGACGTGCTGGAAGCCACTCTACCCTCCGGCAAAAGCCCCTACGAGAAGGTCCAGGTGTGGATCCTTCCCGGCAAAGACTTGCCGATGCAGCTCGACTACTTCGTGAAGGGCGTGAAAGCGAAAACGATTCAGTTCAGCGGCTACAAAAAAGTGGGTCACGTCATTCGCCCCACAAAGATGGCGATCCGCAATCTCAGAAATAAGCGCGGCACCGACATCGAACTTGCGGACCTGAAAGTGAACAAGGGTCTGCCCGCGCAAAAACTGAGTGTGGATTCACTCGCCAAGGCGTGGTAG
- a CDS encoding TIR domain-containing protein translates to MAKKGVFVSFDFDNDRILKEFLIGQSKLEDSPFSVVDHSLKEEKPEATWEAEAEKRIKRCDLVIVMVGDKTHAAPGVKKEVAMAAKHQKKIVQIIGYKDGNPTPVPNAGTLYKWNWENLKNLLR, encoded by the coding sequence ATGGCTAAAAAGGGCGTTTTTGTCAGCTTTGATTTCGATAATGATCGAATTCTAAAGGAGTTTCTGATTGGGCAATCGAAGCTCGAAGATTCTCCTTTTTCCGTGGTGGACCATTCGCTCAAAGAAGAAAAGCCCGAAGCAACCTGGGAAGCCGAAGCGGAAAAGCGCATCAAACGCTGCGATCTGGTGATCGTAATGGTGGGCGACAAAACCCACGCTGCACCTGGGGTAAAAAAAGAAGTGGCGATGGCCGCCAAACATCAGAAAAAGATCGTACAGATTATTGGCTATAAGGACGGCAATCCGACTCCTGTTCCGAACGCCGGCACTCTCTACAAGTGGAACTGGGAAAACCTAAAGAATCTTTTGCGGTAG